The Patescibacteria group bacterium DNA segment GTTTAATGTTAGGTAAAAATTTAGGTTTTAGGGTGACAGAAAAAAAGAGAAAACAAAGATAACAATGCTTACTCAAAAATTTTCTAAAATTCAACAAAATATAAATTTAGCCGAATATACGACTTTTAAGATTGGTGGACCGGCTAAGTATTTTTATGTGGCTGAAGACAAAGACGACTTAATTGAGGTCTTAAATTTTTGTTTAGAAAATAAAATTCCATATTTTATTTTAGGTGGTGGGAGTAATATTTTAATTAGCGATCAGGGGTTTGGTGGTTTGGTAATTAAAATTATAAACAATAATTTAAAAATAATAAATCAAGATGAAAAATCTAAAATTATTCAAGCTGGTGCTGGTGATAAATTGGCCAATGTAGTGGGCTTAGCTTTGCAAAACGAGTTGAGTGGCTTGGAAAATTTTATTGGTATTCCGGGCACAATCGGCGGGGCGGTGAGAGGCAATGCGGGTGCTTATTTAAAATCCATTAGCGATGTTCTAAAATCGGTCACGGTTTTACGCTTAGAAAATGGGGATTGGCAAATTCAAAAATTAACACCCAAGGAGTGTAATTTCGAATATCGTCAAAGTATTTTTAAAGCCAATCAAGATATAATCTGGCAAGTAGAATTGGAATTAATTTCGGGCAATAAAGAGGAAATATTGGCTAAAATGAAGGAATATATTTTAAAACGCCAGCAAGTTCAGTCACCAACTTGGTTGAGTGCTGGCTGTGTTTTTATTAATCCTTCAGTACAAAATATTGATTTGTTGGTTTTAGAGGACCAAGGTTATGACGTGGCTAGGTTTAAAGAAACCGGTAAGATACCAGCCGGTTGGTTGATTGAACAATTAAATTTAAAGGGTAAAACTATTGGTCAAGCTCAAGTAACTTACGAGCATGCTAATTTTATAATTAATTTAGGCCAAGCGACAGCTGATGATGTTTTAAAATTAATTAAGTTTGTTCAGGAGCAGGTTAAGAATAAATTTAAAATAAATTTAGAATTAGAAATCGAATTGGTTGGATTTTAGCAAGCCGATATGAATAATTTTAAGTAGTTGATGTATATATTGGGGCTTGACAAAAATAATAAAATAAACTAAGATGATTAATTAATAATTAGGTGATATTTTATTATTTATTAATTAATTAAATATATGCATCAATTCAAAATTCAACAGGAGGGAAAAAATAGCAAAAGAGCAATTATTTTTATAGTTGTTTTTACTTTTTTAAACGTATTTTTAATTTCATCTATTTCGTCTGTTTTGGCTCAGACCCCCATCCAGAGCAAGAATTTGATAAATGGCTTAAGTTTCTCGGGTGATAATTTAAAACAGATTGCATCTAAATCAATTGAAATAAATAAAGTTCCGGGCATTTTAAAATATACCCCCAAATTGACAAATTTAAATCAAAATTTAAACGAAAGTCATTTATTAATTAACAATATTAAAATAGATAAGCAGTCTTGGTCTAGTTTTAAATTAGATGATTATCGTAATTTTAAAGAATATAAAATACAGGGACGAGTTAATTTAGGAGATTTAGATTATAAAGTTTTTGATATTGCAAATCTTTCCACGGTTGAATCTGTGGTTTTTTCAGGAAAAGTCACGACATTTCCAATTTTAAAACCTGATGGTCAAAATTATGGTCATGGTTTCGCAAGGGTAATTTTAATTGGTCAAGATGAAAAGGGCAAAATTCGTGAATATGCAGTTTTAGATACTTCTCATTTTTATGCTGACAAATTTGATAATTCTAAAAATGAATATGATTTTAATATGATTGGGGATGAAGCCTTAGCTCTTCCAGGTTCAATTAAACCCTTGCATCTCGTTGTTGAGGGTAGTAATGTTGAAGTTAATTTTGAAAAAATTTATTATTCAACAACTAAAACTGGTCTTGATTTTAAGCAAGTTTTAAACGAACAAAATGATGCTAAAATTAGAATGATTAACGAAAAAAATGAGAGGTTTGGTTATCACTGGGAAGCGGGGAATACTGGCATTTCACAAGAATCTTATGAGATAAAAAAGGCTTATTTAGGAGACACAATGACTGGTCAATATGACTCGGTTAAAGTTTATAAGCCCATGCCAAACGCTGAGATAATTTATTATTCTGGAGGCGTTTTTTCTTTTGTGCCCATGGGAGAAATGACATATTCTTTACCCTCAAGACATTTAGAAGATTCGGGGTCTGCAATGCTTCCATCTTCTCCAACGGCTTTGCCGGCTGATTATGATAAAATAGAATTCTCATGGAGAGATGCGCATAACCAAGATTGGACAACATCAGTTAAAACCCAGGTTGGCGCAACGTGTTGGGCGTACGCAGCCACAGCAGCCCATGAACTAATGGTTAATACTTATTTTGCAAGGCATTTAGATAAAGATTTAAGCGAACAGCAGTTTATATCAAGAGGCGGAACAACCGACCCCATTTGTGGAGGGCAAGTTAATCCCGCAGAACAGGTTGCTTATACCCGCGGTCAGTTTGATGAGACATGTTTCCCAGCAACGGGTTTATCTACAACACCTTGCAGTCCTTGTGCGGATTGGGATACGAGGGCATGGAAATCAACAACATATGAAAATTCAATAAATTACAGAAACCCTGTTGACTTAATGAAGGATTTAAGAAGCAACGCAGGTATGGTTTTAGGATTAAACGAATGGAATCACGCAGTTAATCTTGTTGGAGCTGAAATATGGAGAGACGATTCGTCGCTTATTATGGAATATAAAAATT contains these protein-coding regions:
- the murB gene encoding UDP-N-acetylmuramate dehydrogenase, encoding MLTQKFSKIQQNINLAEYTTFKIGGPAKYFYVAEDKDDLIEVLNFCLENKIPYFILGGGSNILISDQGFGGLVIKIINNNLKIINQDEKSKIIQAGAGDKLANVVGLALQNELSGLENFIGIPGTIGGAVRGNAGAYLKSISDVLKSVTVLRLENGDWQIQKLTPKECNFEYRQSIFKANQDIIWQVELELISGNKEEILAKMKEYILKRQQVQSPTWLSAGCVFINPSVQNIDLLVLEDQGYDVARFKETGKIPAGWLIEQLNLKGKTIGQAQVTYEHANFIINLGQATADDVLKLIKFVQEQVKNKFKINLELEIELVGF